Proteins co-encoded in one Neodiprion lecontei isolate iyNeoLeco1 chromosome 3, iyNeoLeco1.1, whole genome shotgun sequence genomic window:
- the LOC107217470 gene encoding thyrostimulin alpha-2 subunit isoform X2: MSISYEMNITLKNCPGMSMVGINVCRGYCQSIAFPTNPETRSKYPQALITSKGGCCSIKEYVNFTTAVPCGSETKNVTLPSATSCWCHDCINS, encoded by the exons GTTACGAGATGAATatcactttgaaaaattgcccCGGCATGTCGATGGTCGGTATAAATGTTTGCAGGGGATATTGCCAGAGTATCGCCTTCCCTACGAATCCTGAAACACGTTCAAAGTATCCACAAGCATTGATAACGTCCAAAGGCGGATGCTGTAGTATAAAAGAATATGTCAAT TTCACAACCGCCGTTCCGTGTGGATCGGAAACAAAGAACGTCACCTTGCCTTCGGCGACATCGTGCTGGTGCCATGATTGCATAAATAGTTAG
- the LOC107222241 gene encoding uncharacterized protein LOC107222241, whose product MAIAHLATATIASVILISTSLTGVLVVSQEISKTHECQTKIIHYVVTQIDAEGRSCTAEIEIGVCHGYCLTGERGDWEFPYKSHYHRLCVPSKLEQKTVELQCDDDKTPKTLSYKYHEPSECSCQLCNSSNTLCEGMVKKDFPTNSAPQMNFLYGQALRGSCGAGTLLGETRLPGQTLRGTGYPGP is encoded by the exons ATGGCGATCGCACATTTGGCAACGGCAACAATTGCATCTGTAATCTTGATCTCAACAAGTTTAACTGGAGTATTGGTAGTCTCACAAGAAATAAGCAAGACTCACGAATGTCAGACAAAAATTATCCACTATGTTGTCACCCAAATTGATGCCGAAGGTCGGAGTTGTACGGCCGAGATCGAAATTGGAGTTTGCCATGGTTACTGTCTAACCGGTGAG CGCGGGGATTGGGAATTTCCATACAAATCACACTATCACCGACTTTGCGTTCCAAGCAAACTAGAACAGAAAACGGTAGAACTGCAATGCGATGACGACAAGACACCAAAAACATTAAG cTATAAATACCACGAACCAAGTGAATGTAGCTGTCAGCTATGCAACTCTTCGAACACCTTGTGTGAGGGAATGGTAAAAAAGGACTTTCCTACAAATTCAGCACCACAAATGAACTTCTTATATG gacaagcgcttcGTGGTTCCTGCGGAGCAGGTACGCTActtggtgaaactcgacttccaggacaaacGCTCCGTGGTACTGGCtatccaggtccttga